One genomic window of Garra rufa chromosome 24, GarRuf1.0, whole genome shotgun sequence includes the following:
- the hhatlb gene encoding hedgehog acyltransferase like, b isoform X1, producing MGVKAALPRYELYFYNVVLCLAMLWAARWIFDVSSSNSNRKTFKPSVQPGWYYSGRKMDTADVEWMMWFSTFREHIIFALSGHVLFAKICTLLAPQYRSLVFMVYGMLAVFTSMGWAYVTLILSHCVLLYSISLVKLRWLCFVAGLTTLATFKMEPFISWQAGFVIGNFDLRPLLFYGGCGFTIMRCMSFALENCEKKDGNYSILELLKYNFYLPFFYFGPIMTFDKFYVQQANNPNLTRKDGEMWNISLQALLHLGVIMIVAVLLHFMYILTIPNDLKLLKNISDWALVGLAYLNLVYDWVKAAVMFGVINTISRLDYLDPPKPPKCITMLYVFSETHFDRGINEFLCKYVYNYLGGKHDNILDELIASLSTFGITSLWLGPGWVVFIWAFLNCFGLNFEMWTAKLFMMEPFISIEMAISESMSRRIRAVFNTFNFWTIALYNVLAVNNLEFAKLVAKRMFLKGFPFTTITVMFVTYCLIQLIKEKERRQALIDDPDPIPPPAPTPVPTAATPATDPSTTQTDAAAAAAAQSVDPNKQKAE from the exons ATGGGGGTCAAAGCAGCTCTTCCGAGGTACGAGCTCTACTTTTATAATGTAGTGCTGTGTTTGGCAATGCTCTGGGCTGCCAGATGGATATTTGATGTATCCAGCT CAAATTCCAACAGAAAAACCTTCAAACCCAGTGTTCAGCCAGGATGGTATTACTCTGGCCGAAAAATG GATACGGCTGATGTTGAGTGGATGATGTGGTTTTCTACGTTTCGAGAGCATATCATCTTTGCGCTCTCAGGTCATGTGCTCTTTGCCAAGATCTGCACCTTGTTGGCTCCGCAG TACAGATCTTTGGTGTTCATGGTGTATGGTATGCTGGCGGTTTTCACCAGTATGGGCTGGGCCTACGTCACGCTCATCCTCTCTCACTGTGTGCTGCTTTATAGCATCTCTCTGGTCAAGCTCAGGTGGCTCTGCTTTGTCGCTGGACTCACCACACTGGCGACTTTCAAAATGGAGCCCTTTATTTCCTGGCAG GCAGGGTTTGTGATTGGCAACTTTGACCTCCGTCCTCTTCTGTTTTACGGCGGCTGTGGGTTCACCATCATGCGTTGTATGAGTTTTGCTCTAGAGAACTGTGAGAAGAAAGATGGAAACTACAGCATCCTGGAGCTTCTCAAGTACAACTTCTACCTTCCCTTCTTTTACTTCGGACCCATTATGACCTTCGACAAGTTCTATGTTCAG CAGGCCAATAACCCAaatctgacgaggaaggatggagaAATGTGGAACATTTCCCTTCAAGCCCTGCTACACCTGGGGGTTATTATGATAGTGGCAGTCCTCCTACACTTCATGTACATTCTGACCATACCTAATGATTTGAAGCTGCTTAAAAACATCTCTGACTGGGCCCTTG TTGGATTGGCTTATTTAAATCTGGTATATGACTGGGTGAAAGCAGCAGTGATGTTTGGAGTGATAAACACAATATCAAGACTGGATTATCTGGACCCTCCCAAACCACCCAAATGCATTACAATGCTTTATGTGTTCTCTGAGAC ACACTTTGATCGTGGAATTAATGAATTTCTCTGCAA GTATGTTTATAACTATCTCGGCGGGAAGCATGACAATATTTTGGATGAGCTAATTGCCTCTCTGTCTACATTTGGCATAACGTCCCTCTGGCTGGGACCAGGCTGGGTGGTTTTCATCTGGGCTTTCTTAAACTGCTTTGGCCTTAATTTTGAAATGTGGACTGCCAAGCTCTTCATGATGGAACCTTTCATTTCTATTGAG ATGGCGATATCAGAATCTATGTCACGCAGGATCAGGGCTGTGTTTAATACCTTTAACTTTTGGACAATTGCCCTTTACAATGTCCTGGCCGTGAACAATCTTGAATTTGCCAAACTGGTTGCCAAAAGAATGTTTCTGAAAG GTTTCCCCTTCACCACCATCACTGTGATGTTCGTTACCTACTGCTTGATTCAGCTGATTAAGGAAAAGGAAAGAAGACAGGCTTTGATTGATGATCCAGATCCAATCCCTCCTCCAGCGCCCACTCCTGTACCTACAGCTGCAACCCCTGCCACAGATCCCAGCACCACCCAGACAGACGCCGCCGCCGCTGCTGCTGCCCAGTCTGTGGACCCAAACAAGCAAAAGGCAGAGTAG
- the hhatlb gene encoding hedgehog acyltransferase like, b isoform X2, whose amino-acid sequence MGVKAALPRYELYFYNVVLCLAMLWAARWIFDVSSSNSNRKTFKPSVQPGWYYSGRKMDTADVEWMMWFSTFREHIIFALSGHVLFAKICTLLAPQYRSLVFMVYGMLAVFTSMGWAYVTLILSHCVLLYSISLVKLRWLCFVAGLTTLATFKMEPFISWQAGFVIGNFDLRPLLFYGGCGFTIMRCMSFALENCEKKDGNYSILELLKYNFYLPFFYFGPIMTFDKFYVQANNPNLTRKDGEMWNISLQALLHLGVIMIVAVLLHFMYILTIPNDLKLLKNISDWALVGLAYLNLVYDWVKAAVMFGVINTISRLDYLDPPKPPKCITMLYVFSETHFDRGINEFLCKYVYNYLGGKHDNILDELIASLSTFGITSLWLGPGWVVFIWAFLNCFGLNFEMWTAKLFMMEPFISIEMAISESMSRRIRAVFNTFNFWTIALYNVLAVNNLEFAKLVAKRMFLKGFPFTTITVMFVTYCLIQLIKEKERRQALIDDPDPIPPPAPTPVPTAATPATDPSTTQTDAAAAAAAQSVDPNKQKAE is encoded by the exons ATGGGGGTCAAAGCAGCTCTTCCGAGGTACGAGCTCTACTTTTATAATGTAGTGCTGTGTTTGGCAATGCTCTGGGCTGCCAGATGGATATTTGATGTATCCAGCT CAAATTCCAACAGAAAAACCTTCAAACCCAGTGTTCAGCCAGGATGGTATTACTCTGGCCGAAAAATG GATACGGCTGATGTTGAGTGGATGATGTGGTTTTCTACGTTTCGAGAGCATATCATCTTTGCGCTCTCAGGTCATGTGCTCTTTGCCAAGATCTGCACCTTGTTGGCTCCGCAG TACAGATCTTTGGTGTTCATGGTGTATGGTATGCTGGCGGTTTTCACCAGTATGGGCTGGGCCTACGTCACGCTCATCCTCTCTCACTGTGTGCTGCTTTATAGCATCTCTCTGGTCAAGCTCAGGTGGCTCTGCTTTGTCGCTGGACTCACCACACTGGCGACTTTCAAAATGGAGCCCTTTATTTCCTGGCAG GCAGGGTTTGTGATTGGCAACTTTGACCTCCGTCCTCTTCTGTTTTACGGCGGCTGTGGGTTCACCATCATGCGTTGTATGAGTTTTGCTCTAGAGAACTGTGAGAAGAAAGATGGAAACTACAGCATCCTGGAGCTTCTCAAGTACAACTTCTACCTTCCCTTCTTTTACTTCGGACCCATTATGACCTTCGACAAGTTCTATGTTCAG GCCAATAACCCAaatctgacgaggaaggatggagaAATGTGGAACATTTCCCTTCAAGCCCTGCTACACCTGGGGGTTATTATGATAGTGGCAGTCCTCCTACACTTCATGTACATTCTGACCATACCTAATGATTTGAAGCTGCTTAAAAACATCTCTGACTGGGCCCTTG TTGGATTGGCTTATTTAAATCTGGTATATGACTGGGTGAAAGCAGCAGTGATGTTTGGAGTGATAAACACAATATCAAGACTGGATTATCTGGACCCTCCCAAACCACCCAAATGCATTACAATGCTTTATGTGTTCTCTGAGAC ACACTTTGATCGTGGAATTAATGAATTTCTCTGCAA GTATGTTTATAACTATCTCGGCGGGAAGCATGACAATATTTTGGATGAGCTAATTGCCTCTCTGTCTACATTTGGCATAACGTCCCTCTGGCTGGGACCAGGCTGGGTGGTTTTCATCTGGGCTTTCTTAAACTGCTTTGGCCTTAATTTTGAAATGTGGACTGCCAAGCTCTTCATGATGGAACCTTTCATTTCTATTGAG ATGGCGATATCAGAATCTATGTCACGCAGGATCAGGGCTGTGTTTAATACCTTTAACTTTTGGACAATTGCCCTTTACAATGTCCTGGCCGTGAACAATCTTGAATTTGCCAAACTGGTTGCCAAAAGAATGTTTCTGAAAG GTTTCCCCTTCACCACCATCACTGTGATGTTCGTTACCTACTGCTTGATTCAGCTGATTAAGGAAAAGGAAAGAAGACAGGCTTTGATTGATGATCCAGATCCAATCCCTCCTCCAGCGCCCACTCCTGTACCTACAGCTGCAACCCCTGCCACAGATCCCAGCACCACCCAGACAGACGCCGCCGCCGCTGCTGCTGCCCAGTCTGTGGACCCAAACAAGCAAAAGGCAGAGTAG
- the klhl40b gene encoding kelch-like protein 40b encodes MALPIDPMEEPRMYQQTLLQDGLYDLLESDMMVDCVLKIKDKEFPCHRLVLAACSSYFRAFFKSGVEESKKKEIVLEDVEPGVMGMILKYLYTSNINVTEQNVQDIFALANMLQIPSIFTVCVSFLQKRLSLSNCLAIFRLGLMLDCPRLAISARNFACERFQLIARDEEFLQLTPSELAAVIASDSLNVETEQEVFEALIKWIGHDQENRLDHLPGLLDCVRLRLVPEDYFAKNVEKHEWLSSNPEITKKLQLVKDAHAGKLPEVKKTNSKKSTDEEGEKKGDEEEEEEQEELLPGILNDNLRFGMFLRELIFLINGTASVAYDPTGNDCFVASLSTQIPKNHCSLVTKENQIFVAGGLFFDEQSKDEQIYSYFLQFDPATSDWMGMPPIPSPRFLFGMGEAENFIFVIGGKEMKEGEHVLDTVMVYDRQYLKWAESDPLPYSVYGHGIVSHNETIYVIGGKGENKECLNRVCAYDTKKCQWKDLAPLNTARSLFGVTIHKNKIYVAAGVTDSGLTGGAEVYDIKTNKWSEFVEFPQERSSLSLVTVGGVLYAVGGFAMFPKEDSDDLMPQEMNDIWRYDEGERKWNGILREIQYASGATVLGVRLNTLRLTKM; translated from the exons ATGGCTTTACCCATAGATCCCATGGAGGAGCCGCGGATGTACCAGCAAACCCTGCTCCAGGATGGTCTATACGATCTTCTGGAGAGTGATATGATGGTTGACTGTGTGTTGAAGATCAAAGACAAGGAGTTTCCCTGCCACCGGTTGGTCCTGGCTGCTTGCAGCTCATACTTCAGAGCTTTCTTCAAATCAGGTGTGGAGGAGAGTAAAAAGAAGGAGATTGTATTAGAGGATGTGGAGCCTGGAGTCATGGGGATGATCTTGAAGTACCTCTACACCTCAAACATCAATGTGACAGAGCAAAATGTACAAGACATCTTCGCTCTGGCCAACATGCTTCAGATCCCCTCGATTTTCACCGTATGTGTCTCGTTCCTGCAAAAGAGATTGAGTTTGAGCAACTGTTTGGCGATTTTTCGACTAGGCCTCATGTTGGATTGTCCTCGTCTCGCCATATCTGCGAGGAACTTCGCTTGTGAACGCTTTCAGTTAATTGCTCGGGATGAAGAATTCCTACAACTGACTCCAAGTGAACTGGCAGCCGTTATTGCATCGGATTCTTTGAATGTAGAAACAGAGCAAGAAGTTTTTGAAGCTTTGATCAAGTGGATTGGGCATGACCAAGAGAATAGGCTGGATCACCTACCAGGTCTTTTGGATTGCGTCAGGTTACGTCTGGTTCCTGAGGACTACTTCGCCAAAAATGTGGAGAAACACGAATGGTTGAGTTCGAACCCAGAGATCACCAAGAAACTGCAATTGGTCAAAGATGCCCATGCTGGGAAGCTTCCTGAAGTCAAGAAGACCAACAGCAAAAAGAGCACTGATGAGGAAGGAGAGAAGAAGGGAGATGAAGAGGAGGAAGAAGAGCAGGAGGAGCTACTTCCAGGAATCTTGAATGACAATCTGCGGTTTGGGATGTTCCTGAGAGAATTGATTTTCTTGATCAATGGCACTGCGTCTGTGGCTTATGACCCAACAGGAAATGATTGTTTTGTGGCGTCACTCTCCACCCAAATTCCTAAAAACCACTGCAGTCTGGTTACAAAGGAAAATCAGATATTTGTGGCAGGTGGACTCTTTTTTGATGAGCAGAGCAAAGACGAACAGATATATTCATACTTTTTGCAG TTTGATCCTGCAACATCAGACTGGATGGGCATGCCTCCCATTCCCTCTCCTCGCTTCCTGTTTGGCATGGGCGAGGCAGAAAACTTCATCTTTGTTATTGGAGGGAAAGAAATGAAGGAAGGAGAACACGTTCTAGACACAGTCATGGTTTACGACAGACA GTATCTTAAATGGGCTGAGTCAGATCCTCTTCCCTACTCAGTATATGGCCATGGAATAGTGTCCCATAATGAAACAATCTATGTAATTGGAGGAAAGGGAGAGAACAA AGAGTGCTTGAATAGAGTGTGTGCGTATGACACTAAAAAGTGTCAGTGGAAGGATCTGGCTCCGTTAAATACTGCACGCTCGCTCTTTGGtgtcacaattcacaaaaacaagatCTATGTGGCAGCTGGTGTGACTGACTCTGGCCTTACAGGCGGTGCTGAGGTCTACGACATCAAAACCAACAA GTGGTCAGAGTTTGTAGAGTTTCCCCAGGAACGTAGTTCGCTTAGCCTGGTCACTGTGGGTGGCGTCCTCTACGCTGTGGGTGGATTTGCCATGTTCCCCAAAGAGGACAGCGACGATCTAATGCCACAGGAGATGAATGACATCTGGAG